The proteins below come from a single Staphylococcus sp. MI 10-1553 genomic window:
- the opp4C gene encoding oligopeptide ABC transporter permease, which produces MENTQFKKSKSPLQIARKKFMKNKSAMAATIVLGVIVIISFLAPFIAPHDPNVQNLVLIKGDMSPEHWLGTDSGGRDIFSRILYSGRVSLTFGLFTSIGLMLIGIVVGMISGYYGGLVDTILMRITEFVMLFPFIPFAVVLNATFSHDIESQYGSAIVLGTVLVLLSWVGIARIVRGKVMQEKENEYFLAAQSIGTPVYKILLKHLLPNILSVIIVQATLVFAVQIVAEAGLSFLGFGISKEVPTWGNMLTDAQEGDILRSKPWIWMPPALIITITILSINFIGEGLKDALNPKSKR; this is translated from the coding sequence ATGGAAAATACACAATTTAAAAAGAGTAAATCACCGTTACAAATTGCGCGCAAGAAATTTATGAAAAACAAATCCGCAATGGCTGCGACAATCGTACTCGGCGTGATTGTGATCATTTCGTTTTTGGCACCATTCATTGCGCCTCATGATCCAAACGTTCAAAATTTAGTGTTAATCAAGGGCGATATGTCACCTGAACATTGGTTAGGGACAGACTCGGGCGGTCGCGATATTTTCAGTCGTATATTATATTCTGGTCGCGTGTCACTCACATTTGGATTGTTCACGTCGATTGGCTTAATGTTGATTGGTATCGTCGTCGGCATGATTTCAGGCTATTATGGCGGATTAGTCGATACAATCTTAATGCGTATTACGGAATTCGTTATGTTGTTCCCGTTTATTCCATTTGCAGTCGTATTAAATGCAACATTCAGTCACGATATTGAAAGTCAATACGGCTCAGCGATTGTTTTAGGTACGGTGCTCGTCTTACTGTCATGGGTCGGCATCGCGCGTATCGTCCGAGGTAAGGTCATGCAGGAAAAAGAAAATGAATACTTTTTAGCCGCACAATCGATTGGGACACCGGTATATAAAATATTATTGAAACATTTATTGCCAAATATTTTAAGTGTCATTATTGTACAAGCGACACTCGTATTCGCAGTTCAAATCGTTGCCGAAGCGGGTCTCAGTTTCCTTGGATTTGGGATTAGTAAAGAAGTCCCAACTTGGGGGAACATGTTAACAGATGCACAAGAAGGCGACATTTTAAGAAGCAAGCCGTGGATCTGGATGCCACCAGCGCTCATTATTACGATTACGATTTTAAGTATTAACTTTATCGGTGAAGGATTGAAAGACGCACTCAATCCAAAATCGAAACGTTAA
- the opp4B gene encoding oligopeptide ABC transporter permease, which yields MITLIIRRFLLMIPMLLLMSVVIFTIAKLQPGDAFTGNMDPKLGAKYYEEQREKLGLNDPIPMQYMKWGGRVLHGELGESIRYKRPVMDLIEERMPNTVLLGTVSLIITYLLAFPLGILAGRKPYSLYDYSIQLLNYLMLAIPSFVAGVFAIYVFAFQFGIFPFSGSVEIGLEPGTFEYYVSKLYHVILPGTVLGLLSTAGYIQFLRNDIIENARKDYIRTARAKGLSESKIYNKHILRNSIIPIVTFFGADVLSVFGGAVITESIFSFPGIGKLLIDSIMGKDYPLMMALLLFFSFLGLLANLISDITYSIVDPRIKSN from the coding sequence ATGATCACATTAATCATTCGTCGTTTTTTACTGATGATACCGATGTTGTTATTAATGTCTGTCGTGATTTTTACGATTGCGAAATTGCAACCTGGTGATGCTTTTACAGGCAATATGGACCCAAAACTTGGGGCAAAATATTATGAAGAGCAACGTGAAAAACTCGGTTTGAACGATCCGATTCCAATGCAGTATATGAAGTGGGGCGGTCGTGTGCTTCACGGTGAGTTAGGAGAATCCATCCGTTATAAACGTCCAGTGATGGATTTGATTGAAGAACGGATGCCGAACACGGTTTTATTAGGTACAGTGAGCTTGATTATTACGTATTTACTCGCTTTTCCACTTGGGATTCTCGCGGGGAGAAAGCCGTATAGTTTGTATGATTATAGTATTCAGCTGCTCAATTATTTAATGCTAGCGATTCCGTCGTTCGTTGCGGGTGTATTTGCGATTTACGTCTTTGCTTTCCAATTTGGCATTTTCCCGTTTTCAGGCTCAGTGGAAATAGGGCTTGAACCGGGTACATTTGAATATTATGTCAGCAAATTGTATCACGTGATTTTACCTGGTACGGTGCTAGGCTTACTTTCGACAGCAGGTTATATTCAATTTTTACGTAACGATATTATCGAAAATGCGCGTAAAGATTACATTCGTACAGCACGTGCTAAAGGATTATCTGAATCTAAAATTTATAATAAGCACATTTTACGAAATTCTATCATTCCAATCGTGACTTTTTTCGGTGCAGACGTATTATCGGTATTCGGCGGTGCAGTCATTACAGAAAGCATTTTTTCATTCCCTGGTATCGGTAAGCTACTCATTGATTCCATTATGGGTAAGGACTATCCGTTAATGATGGCATTACTACTCTTCTTTTCATTCTTAGGGTTACTCGCGAATCTCATTTCGGATATTACGTACAGTATTGTAGACCCAAGAATTAAGAGTAACTAG